A stretch of the Ammoniphilus sp. CFH 90114 genome encodes the following:
- a CDS encoding alpha-glucosidase — MKRAWWKESIVYQVYWRSFLDSDGDGFGDLQGVLAKLDYIQNLGVDVIWLNPCYESPDVDNGYDISDYYGIMPKAGSMNDFDELLDEVHKRGMKLILDLVVNHTSNQHPWFIESRASLNNPKRDWYIWRDGKGDQPPNNWRSYFAPSTWEYDSRTGQYYFHSFAVEQPDLNWENTEVREEIYKMMRYWLDKGIDGFRMDVINLLAKIDDFPDAQYPDKIDYLGNNPGIHEYLKEMHDKVLRDYDIFTVGEIPFVTPEDGLLYVGEDRDELHTLFHFEVADDMPTWDMKRFKEIQQRWYDGLWGRGWNSQFLNNHDHTRLVTRYGNDEEYRIECAKLFATMLHTLPGMPYIYQGEEIGMTGVRFNSIEDYHDIAMKNKYREEVSKGRNPREVLEGLQLLSRDNSRTPMQWNRGSNAGFTQGIPWITVNPNYVDINVEQAVQDPESVYYYYRTLIHLRKENLVMVYGSYHDLTKDDPHIYAYERELEDEKILVILNISNAANSFKIPHDVGELLIHNYPIEEGDKQHLLRPWEARIYRV; from the coding sequence GTGAAGAGAGCCTGGTGGAAAGAATCTATCGTTTATCAAGTCTATTGGCGCAGTTTTTTGGACTCTGATGGGGATGGTTTTGGTGACTTGCAAGGGGTCCTCGCTAAGTTAGATTATATCCAAAATCTCGGTGTCGACGTGATATGGTTGAATCCATGTTATGAATCTCCTGATGTAGACAACGGATATGATATTTCTGATTACTATGGTATCATGCCGAAAGCAGGATCCATGAATGATTTTGATGAATTATTAGATGAGGTACATAAACGGGGGATGAAGCTCATTTTGGATCTGGTCGTGAACCATACCTCTAATCAACATCCGTGGTTCATTGAATCTAGGGCATCATTAAATAATCCAAAGCGAGATTGGTACATATGGCGAGATGGAAAAGGAGATCAACCACCTAATAATTGGCGATCCTATTTTGCCCCATCGACATGGGAATATGACTCCAGAACAGGTCAGTATTATTTCCATTCATTTGCTGTAGAACAGCCCGATCTGAATTGGGAGAATACCGAAGTCCGCGAAGAGATCTATAAGATGATGCGTTATTGGTTAGACAAGGGAATTGATGGTTTCCGCATGGATGTTATCAATTTATTAGCGAAGATAGACGACTTTCCGGACGCTCAGTATCCAGACAAGATCGATTATCTTGGGAATAATCCAGGCATCCATGAGTATTTAAAGGAAATGCATGATAAGGTTTTGAGGGATTATGATATTTTTACCGTCGGAGAGATCCCCTTTGTTACCCCGGAAGATGGATTGCTCTATGTAGGGGAAGATAGAGATGAGCTTCATACCTTATTTCATTTTGAAGTGGCTGACGATATGCCGACTTGGGATATGAAGAGGTTTAAGGAAATTCAACAGCGTTGGTATGACGGTTTATGGGGAAGGGGCTGGAATTCGCAGTTTCTGAATAACCATGACCATACTCGTCTCGTAACACGTTACGGAAATGATGAAGAATACCGTATCGAGTGTGCTAAGTTATTTGCTACTATGCTCCATACCTTACCAGGCATGCCGTATATATATCAAGGGGAAGAAATTGGGATGACTGGTGTTCGATTCAACTCGATTGAGGACTATCATGATATTGCTATGAAAAACAAGTATAGGGAAGAAGTGTCCAAAGGCCGTAATCCAAGAGAAGTATTGGAAGGTCTCCAGTTACTTAGCCGAGACAATTCTCGTACACCGATGCAATGGAATCGGGGGAGTAACGCAGGATTTACACAAGGTATTCCATGGATAACAGTCAATCCCAATTATGTAGACATTAATGTTGAACAGGCAGTACAGGATCCAGAATCCGTGTATTATTACTACCGAACGCTCATTCACCTTCGGAAAGAGAATTTAGTCATGGTTTACGGATCGTATCACGATTTAACGAAAGATGACCCACACATTTACGCGTATGAACGAGAGTTAGAGGACGAGAAGATTTTGGTTATCCTAAACATCTCTAACGCTGCGAACAGTTTTAAGATTCCACATGATGTGGGAGAACTACTCATTCATAACTATCCTATAGAAGAAGGGGATAAACAACACCTCCTCCGTCCTTGGGAAGCAAGAATCTACAGAGTTTAA
- a CDS encoding methyl-accepting chemotaxis protein, with amino-acid sequence MKSMKTKILILVSSLLLSSLLLLAGVNHYNSARILEEQLRQESSLEATNVAVELEKFLYTKQSVMDTLAATASTYYGDNEKVLAFIKQAQSQLSFLTAIIYSPDLLGANSFTHQGNAVDISSRPFIKDLSAGKSIISDPVVSKADGSLAVIIGAPIVKDGKTVAHLTASINLEEATKLLSTVKVRETGYATLLDTQGTIIYHPDSELIMKKNIEEFGVEELTNSFQQAKEGVNTFTNYELEDGIERFGSFVLTQNGWVVLVTAPIQELYLPLNNLTKANVVIVLLMILVGMAISYLLASYLIRPIVTLRAAVQDVASGNLTKEVHIQGRDELAQLASDFNRMTQNLKELVIRVGNSVEGVNDSTIKLVEQSDLNRQSMEEITHAVRMVAAGSDEQFSKSYDAEQVVNEISKGIDQVAHSIQTVADQTVTASQQVANGNHVVKGTIDHMKLVYEKVEVTSQIINHLGSKSKEISQIVSLITDIANQTNLLALNAAIEAARAGEHGRGFAVVADEVRKLAEQSGQSAGKINTLIQDIQQEAMSAVGSMSEGSVAMKEGMEQVHQTGEAFQVIARVVEEVASQSQEVSAIVEEVNASMASMLEMMNGISQISEQAKVASEQVATTTENQVETMNEVWLAVNHLQQLSTELQEGIKKFKA; translated from the coding sequence ATGAAAAGTATGAAAACGAAGATACTCATTTTAGTATCTAGTTTGCTGTTATCGAGTCTTCTTCTGTTAGCTGGTGTAAATCATTACAATTCTGCAAGAATTCTAGAAGAACAGTTAAGGCAAGAAAGTAGTTTAGAAGCAACCAATGTTGCGGTTGAATTAGAGAAATTTTTATATACCAAGCAAAGTGTAATGGATACCCTTGCTGCTACGGCTAGTACATATTATGGCGATAATGAGAAGGTGTTAGCATTTATCAAACAAGCTCAATCTCAATTAAGCTTCCTCACAGCCATCATTTATTCACCAGATCTTCTTGGAGCAAATTCCTTTACTCATCAGGGCAATGCAGTGGATATTTCTTCACGCCCGTTTATTAAGGATTTATCAGCTGGAAAATCTATTATTTCGGACCCTGTGGTATCAAAAGCAGATGGCAGCCTAGCCGTTATTATAGGTGCCCCTATCGTTAAAGATGGGAAAACTGTCGCTCATTTAACAGCTTCAATCAATTTAGAAGAGGCTACAAAACTACTGTCCACTGTTAAAGTAAGAGAAACAGGATACGCAACATTGCTAGATACACAGGGGACCATCATTTATCATCCTGACTCTGAGTTAATTATGAAGAAGAATATCGAAGAGTTTGGGGTTGAAGAGCTCACGAATTCTTTCCAACAAGCAAAAGAAGGAGTGAACACATTTACGAACTATGAGTTAGAGGATGGCATAGAAAGGTTTGGTTCTTTTGTTTTAACTCAAAATGGTTGGGTCGTGTTAGTGACGGCTCCGATACAAGAGTTATACCTCCCCTTAAACAATCTAACTAAAGCAAATGTAGTTATTGTTCTCCTTATGATTTTAGTGGGGATGGCTATATCTTACTTGTTGGCTAGTTACCTCATACGTCCGATCGTTACCTTACGTGCTGCTGTTCAAGATGTTGCAAGCGGAAATCTGACAAAAGAGGTACATATTCAAGGAAGAGACGAACTCGCTCAACTCGCAAGTGACTTTAATAGAATGACACAAAACCTAAAGGAATTAGTTATTCGTGTAGGAAATAGCGTTGAAGGTGTAAATGATTCAACGATCAAACTCGTTGAGCAGTCTGATCTTAATCGTCAAAGTATGGAAGAAATAACGCATGCTGTACGGATGGTTGCGGCAGGTTCTGATGAACAGTTTTCCAAATCTTATGACGCAGAACAGGTGGTAAATGAAATTTCTAAAGGTATCGATCAAGTGGCACACTCCATACAGACAGTTGCGGATCAAACGGTGACAGCTAGCCAACAGGTGGCAAACGGAAACCATGTCGTTAAAGGAACGATCGATCATATGAAACTAGTATATGAGAAGGTAGAAGTAACGAGCCAAATTATTAACCATCTTGGAAGCAAGTCTAAAGAAATAAGTCAGATTGTATCGTTGATTACCGATATTGCTAATCAAACTAATCTCTTAGCTCTCAATGCAGCTATAGAAGCGGCTCGAGCGGGAGAACATGGAAGAGGGTTCGCTGTGGTTGCTGATGAAGTTCGGAAGTTGGCAGAACAATCGGGCCAATCAGCTGGGAAAATTAACACCTTAATCCAAGATATCCAACAAGAGGCTATGAGTGCCGTTGGTTCTATGAGTGAAGGATCAGTGGCTATGAAGGAAGGTATGGAACAGGTCCATCAAACAGGTGAGGCCTTCCAAGTGATTGCAAGAGTCGTAGAAGAGGTAGCGAGTCAGTCCCAGGAAGTTTCAGCAATTGTAGAAGAAGTCAATGCGAGCATGGCTAGCATGCTTGAAATGATGAATGGCATTTCACAAATTTCGGAACAAGCGAAAGTCGCTAGTGAACAAGTGGCAACAACTACAGAAAATCAAGTGGAGACAATGAACGAAGTTTGGTTGGCAGTAAATCACTTGCAGCAGTTGTCAACAGAGTTACAAGAAGGGATTAAAAAGTTTAAGGCCTAA
- a CDS encoding LysE/ArgO family amino acid transporter translates to MIQSAIHGFILALGLILPLGVQNVFIFNQGVLQRPVVRAMPAVLTASLCDTLLIVLAVTGVSLLVLNVIWFKYILLVGGTLFLVYMGWATWNSTPQAEGGGQQTFTARKQMMFAMSVSLLNPHAILDTIGVIGTSSLQYIGSEKWVFTVSCILVSWLWFISLAMAGRLIGTVDKSGKLLKWLSKVSAIVMWGAAIYLITSLV, encoded by the coding sequence GTGATACAATCAGCAATACATGGCTTTATTCTGGCGTTAGGTCTCATCCTTCCATTAGGGGTTCAGAATGTGTTTATTTTCAATCAGGGAGTATTACAAAGACCAGTAGTTCGAGCGATGCCTGCTGTTCTAACAGCTTCTCTTTGTGACACACTGCTTATCGTATTAGCGGTCACAGGTGTATCTTTGCTCGTTTTAAATGTTATATGGTTTAAGTATATACTTCTCGTTGGAGGTACGCTCTTTTTAGTGTATATGGGGTGGGCAACTTGGAATAGTACCCCACAAGCTGAAGGCGGGGGTCAACAGACATTCACAGCGAGAAAACAAATGATGTTTGCTATGTCGGTATCGTTGCTAAATCCCCACGCTATACTTGATACAATTGGAGTGATTGGAACTAGCTCTCTACAATATATAGGTAGTGAGAAGTGGGTGTTTACTGTATCGTGTATCCTTGTTTCATGGTTATGGTTTATTAGTTTGGCGATGGCCGGACGTCTAATAGGAACAGTAGACAAATCGGGAAAGTTGCTTAAGTGGCTGAGTAAGGTATCTGCTATCGTGATGTGGGGAGCAGCCATTTATTTAATTACCTCGTTAGTCTAG